ATATAtcatatgtattatatgtatatataatcacgtctccatCACCTGTCTAacatacagagccaacaggctccAAATGAAGGACAAGCCAACAgtatggcataatgatagaactgagattcaaatagtaaatgGTAACCTATTACCTCAAAGaatgtaatattatgatatatttaaacttGAGGTTCTCAAGTTTAAATATATCAGCACTACATATTTTCATAACAAAGTTCCTCTATTTTCTCTGGCTATGTGTAATCACAAAAAGTTGTGGACCAATTTGTTGCTGTAAAAtagggttttctgaggaaggtttattcCATATATGCTACCCGTGTAAAGTTAGTgagggtcgctagtatattcATCAATGACTTACTAATATGCTCAATATCTCCAACACGAGTGCTCGGTGTGTTGTTCACAGTCATGTACTGGTGCTGGCTGCTCATCTTCTACAGACATCAAATGCTCCTACTGGATctgaacaaaaataatacacacATTATGTTGTGACAGCATTTGAGTGTTAAAATTAAGTGGAACATAGACAGTTTACAAGAACCTAAAGAAAAATTGGCCTAGATATAAATATCCTCCAAAGATTACGGAATTTTCATGATCtgaacagtatttttaaagttaaaaaccACTTATAAACAGACAAACCATTAATATACCGTAGTATACAGAAAAGTATCTACCTACATAGCGAAAGGTAAAGGTTGGCCTTtgtgtaagtaggtatatgcaTATTGCAAAATTGCAATTTCAAATAGAATCGGCAAATTAAAGgatattaacaaattttaaggTATTTTAACAAACATGCAGAACGAagagatttaaaaatacctaaataatacCAGTAACTACGGTTAAAACTcgaattatttgtttatacgTAGTAATTTCTAGACACCGTACCTGGTACGAAAAGAAATGGTTGGATATAGCTTGCGATTTTTTCAAAGACTTATAAATCGTCGCTTtcgtttattaatttcaacaaaaaatcCTTCACATAAATAGACCAAGAAGTTACCAACAAACAGACATCACAAATTCGTGAATCGTGAACAAAAACAATCAAGCAAGGTTCAGATAAAATCCCACAGAATAACAACAAATTGCCAAAGCAAGCAAATCGCAGCAGCGCGCATCAGTGTAATAATTGACATTGTCACACGTAATTGACAGTGACGTGACAGTTAACATTCATACAGATTGATACAGATAGGTACGTTACAGctaaaaactacttttttatACTGATGCTGCCTTAAGTACTTTTCTTGATTCACCACCCTCGCGTTGCTTTGGGTCTCCGCATCGGGGCTGAAGTCTGCGTAAATCACTCTATCATCCGCAGATCGCCTTTGCCACCACGGACTCTCTTGCGTTTCGGGTGCCGGCCGTCAATCCCGTGGCTTAAGAGCCTCAGATCGTACGGGACGACGGCAAGCACCCTGACGGGATATGCAGATACGTTGGCGGTGTCTTATCTACCAGCGACCAGTAGGGAAGCTGGAGCAGCGGTGGATACCCGGAAATACTATAAGACTTATAAATACCATTGTCTCGATACCCAGTATCAGTATCCaaagttatataatatattttttagtttgtagtttaggaattttactttattttaattctttagtttattaatataatagtcACATTTTGTCTTAATTTTGGAGTCTGTTGCTTGCTTGTATGTTATGTCTGAACTGGGTACTTCATCTTagattatacaaaataatccAACGAAAGAGACATGAGAGAGAAGatgtacatggccgaggttcAAAACTATCGATATTATCGACAGTTTTAGCCTATCGTTTCAATACAGACCTTGCCCTCGATAGATTTATTAACTATTCTATCGGTAGCTCACTTGGTACATATATTCATGGCAGAAATACATATCTCTTCATTGCATGATTtttcctatttaaaaaaaaatcagtttgatGTAATTAATGCTCTAGATtataggaaaaatatttaaaaaacagtgatgaaaatttacatcattatGCATTGTTACATATATAGCTCAGTACTAAATAAGtcaaaagatattgtttacttattatcctttattctaaatgataatttaaaaaacaattattatttttattcaagcaCAAATTAACTCCACATTGATTACACGAAATTGTGGAATAGCCTTTACATTTGGGAAATTTACACTGAAGtgacctttcttttttttattgtaattcttcttctaATAGACTGGTATTAGGGTATTGTTGTACGCATTAGTCATTTATAAAGTTGCCAgcaacaacaaatttaaagtaCAGTTTTTGAgtacctttttttcttcactaaatGTTATGATTGAAATTTCCATCATCGTGCAAAGAAGGGATATAAAGATAAGCATCCAAGACTTTAGAAAATCAGacaaagttcgtttctcatcatgccctggccgggatttgaacccgggaccttcggtaTCACAAAGAAGCTCACTAgtcactaccgctgcgctacgCCATTTCTCTCACATCTGGCGTCTCAATGAATAAGGCgcgttttgtttacatttttcgTAACTTGTCTTTCGTTTCGTGTTTCTACTgaatggaatagaatagatttattttcaaaattgaatacaatgtatcacttattgacgacacatcacttaaatctaattataactactacctcTAATGCGCATGTGTAGatgaagcggcggaacaaactacagcattttcatcggacgtcaatgtacaattaatatagatctcttataTATTTAGGAATTTACGCGTTCTCGAGTAAAAGTTTATTAGGCAAGGCGCGATCCCAATAACAATACTTTGATTACCTACTTCTACAGCCAGATAACTACCACTAAAGTTAAAAACTACCACGATGTTGCCAGTGCCAGggttaaaaaataagagatgTTTAtctgattttatgaataacaGCTGAAGTTTTAATCAACGTTCTTAAGAGACTAATTAGgatttttttctgaataaGGCTAAGGTATAAATGATTTTTGGTGTATTGAAGCTACAACTTCTACAAGGTATGTCagaggttttaaaaaaatgttttacggCGGTAGCTTCCCACACCAAAAAATATAGGATTTACAAATCTATCTAGGTTAGGGTTATCTATTTCTTGTGACCATACAAAATAGGATGAGCGGAGCTTCAGACTGCCAATGCAAACAAGAATAGGTGAGGTttgatattgttttgtttaaatatatttatccttTATATTGTACGCCTAAACATGATAATGcttgtatatattttgctTTAAATAGTTATTAGTAAAACAATGCGAAAGAAAGTTATGCTTATAAATTATACCATAGCTACGGTAtgctatattatattatggcttgttctttgtttcttttagATAAAGACCCAAATAATATGATTGATATTAAGAAAATCTTAATATTCATCAAACTTTCACAgcaatctgaaaaaaaagaattgacaAAGATCCTCTTACTCGCATGAGAAATACGCGTGTTCATAATGGGTATATTTTGCCACGCGTTATGTGAATAACGCATGGCGAAATAtatgctattattttttaacctaatatttattttgtgacaaGATATTACTTCAAACTGCTATGTTTCATATTAAAGTTTCGTCAAGTGTTACAAAATTGTTCGTTACGTTATAGACGTTGTGTGCTACTGATTACTGTTATGTTAaggttaatatacatattatttaaaactagtattaatttttatcatgtGAAATTTTCATCGAGCATCAGTTACGGTATCGTTCGTACGGACGATGTGCTTTGTCGTGTCTATTTAATCGCCTTCTAAAATCATCATCCACAAATAAAACGTCTCtagttattaaaatcataGTAAGCAAGCTTAtgatagatggcgctgttattatgcatatacatataataaaaatatttttgtacttatattattatttatttatatatttttgaatatataaataaaaattatattagtaaACTAAACTATATATGTTAGCAGTAAAATCCAAGCGTCACTTCCTGTTCACTCAGATTTTCAATaaatctgtaaaataaatattaagaataaattaaataaataacaatttggtTATAAGACCCCCAAAGAAAATtcacttattataaagttctgaaatacataaaacaaacTTGCTTCCTTCAGTCAGCTACTTTCAGTATAATAATCGGGCGGGAAAAAAATCATAACCTAAACTGCGGTTGTTGATTGGTTAAAATCTTAGAGAGTACCAACATAATAAACTCCAATAGCGTTTTGGCAATGTTGTCAAAATTATTACCAGTTGTtctaggcaagtaaatatcgTCGCTTTAgtgaacttatttatttttctttagagATTTTCAATATGTTCATAATGTGATAGTATTAAAATCGAAGCCTGAAGATTTCATCTCCCGTTTGATACCTTAAAATGCAGgtatgaaattttgatttgtgTGTTTCATGAACTTTTTGGTAGAAGGTTGTGGTGTTTCTGTAAAAGTAGCTGCAAAATGATATGAACGATCTCgcgaaagaaaaataacagcgaacataatttatataattattattcagacatataaatttttatctctGAATTCATTTTATAACTAAGAAGTGTGGAACTTCAAGTCATAACTCAAGTGAGATATTTTTCGACAAAAGTCTTGCAATGATTATTCACTtcgcaatattttatttttgtatattgcaTTACAGGTCATCTGTGATgaattataaaagttaaaacagTATTTGTAATGAATTTAATAACACTCTTGACATCGAGAAATGGAGAGACAACAATGTAATTCACTTCAAAACTTTGATGATCCAAAAACCGAAATTTTGAAGAAAAGATTATTGAAATCTGCTAGTGGCTCGGTCACCACTAATCTTTCGCAGTATAGTTCCCAGCACAATGTCTTACTGAATACTTTACGCGTGAGTTTTAATAACTGAAATTTTACACATTTATATGCagtgtattaaatatttttgacattaaaaatatttttcaggcGCCGATATCAAGCAGCATGATCGTGTCCTCGGTGCAGGCCCCTCAAAGCTCCATGCCCATAACTCACAATTTAGTCACCCACTCCATAGCTCCTATGAAAATTCATGCTAACAATGCAGGTTATCCTCTTTTGTCAACTGTACATGTTCCTGTGCAAATCCCAGGTTCAAATTCCAATATAAATGTTCCTGTTCAATTATCTGGACCGACAAGCAGTGTACCATTACAGATAGCACCGGTTAGTCTCCCCCTGCAGGTGTCAGGAACGACTAATGTGCCTGTCCAGTTACCAGCAGGAGAAACCATTAATGTGCCTCTCCAACTCCCTGGAAGCCAGAACATCCAACTAGCAGCACCATCACTGCCCTCTATGCCTATTTTGCAAAACACCAGTCAGCCACTACACAGCTCCATAATTCATGTACACATGGGTACCAATCCTCGTCCAACTAACATGGATGGGACATCTGATATGACTGTGTCTAGTTCAACACAGCTGCAGATGCCCGATTCCTCTGTGCAGGTTAAGTTGAATAACCAAACAACAGTGTCTCAAGTGCAAGTAGGGCCGAGTCCAGCTGTTGTACagattccaaattcaaataacaACTCTATTCAATTGGCTCTGCCGAACACAGTTAGCTCTGGTGCAGTTCAGTTGCGTGGAGCTACGAGGACAGTGCCTCACATGGTTTACATCCAGACACCCACTGGCTTGAAACCTGTGACTAGCACAGAAGTCATCAGCCAGGCCAGCACCAGTGGAAACCCACCACAAATTATTGTAAGGAGACCTgtaagtattaatattttccttaaatattaactgattttaaacatttaaattttaaattgcattatataggtactaaatTGCGCaacataactttattttatctctgtTGTTTCATATAATGTACAATGGCAGCGATCATTGTAACTTAATAAGTTTGAAACATCTAAGACTCCAAAGGTCACTGAGCAAGCATCCCAAATATTCCCATCCTGATATGTGCagaaatatttctaaattagaaaatatacctacttgttaTCCTAATTCTGTAAGACAATCCAAGTGAAACAAAAGggcattttaatataagtatgagaaaataatattctagAAAGTCAAATGGTATCCattgtttcaaataaatggcataaacatttatttgtacTTAATGTTACATAATGGATAccatcaaatttaaaaattcaaccatataataaatagtatttcACAAAAAAGACATTTTGTTGCTGAAAGTAGTTTTTATCTTCCGTAACATGTGAATAGCAAAAGAATATGACTATCTTCTTTAACTGAATCCGAAGAACTTTTTAAAGTTAGCCAGCAAAAAACTAATTTGGtataatttgaatgaaatttccATAGGTTTCATCAGAATGCTACTAGCCAACTTTGGCAATACAacataatgattttaatttctgttttaaacaaatattttatttagagaaGACACATTTAGCATTTAATTAGTGAATACATTGTTGATTTCCTCTTTCAGGTAAACAACAGCTCCAACATTGTAATATCTAAACCCAATATTGCTCCAAAAGTGCAGACGAACAAATCGTCAATTTTAGCCCCAGTCAACCCTACCCAACCTATTGTCATACAAAAGCCCAAATCCAATGATAAAATGATGGTACCAGTCAGTATCGCTCCTGGAAACCAAGGAAAACAGGCCATAGCATACTTAGGTTCAGTCAAAAAGCCTGCGAACAAAAACACAGAGAATCAGTCAATACTTATATCAAACAATCAAACCAATGTTTCTTCAAATAATCAGAAGCTATTTCTGACTCCTATGAACATGCCAAAGATACAAAACACCAAGTTTATCTTGCCTGTAACATTACCAGCCTCAAAAGGCCCGTTTATCAATCTCCAAATTGCTAACGGGCAGATTCAAAATGATCCGCAGGGAAGCATCACAGTAATGAGGGATTCTGCATCAATGGAGGGTTCAGATATGCCACCGCTGCAGCCTTTACCTAAAATCAATGCAAATGGTAAAGACAGCTCTGTACCTCAGAGCCCTAAAAATGACAAAGCATTTACTTTCTCGATATCAGGCTCCAGAGCTGAACCTACTGGTGCGATAGGCGAATACACACTGTCAATTCCAGAGACCAACTCTGCTATGAATGAAGATGTTTATACAGTGTCAATAGCTGATGATGATTGTGGACAAACCCGCGAACAGTCTTTCACTCTTTCTATACCAGAAAAGGGTAAAAGTTTACTAAACAGAAGTTTGCACGATAGAGATGTAGCGCCCGGTACGATCCCAGCGCCGGCCATCTTACGGCGATCAAATTCTGACAACAGCGAGAAGAAAACCGCAAATGCTAACATTAAACGACGTATTTCTCTCTGTAATGAAAACTTGAATAGTAAGACTGTGAAACTGACAATGCCATCTAGGAAGGCAGAAAAACATGAAGAATCTGATAATAATGATGACCATCGTGTCCCTTCACTGTTTTGTGATGAAAAGCTAGACAAAGACTTGGAAACTAAAGATAATATGGATGATTCAGATACAGAAGATTATAAAGATGTAAAAAGTGAGACTATGGATAACAATGATCACGATGCATACTACCAGAAGGGAGATTTGAAGAAAGAAAACAGTTATCTGAAAGAAATGTCAGATGGGATTTCTGAGGAAGATCCTCCAGGACTGCTCTGGAGCAATGGTGTAGCTGTATTGCAAGGCAGTAACTTGCAATTCCAAACTAATGAGTTTGGAATCATTGATTTAATTGAGAATAGTGATCAAGAGGAACTTTTGGTAAATCCTTCTGCCAAATATCAAACACCATTAAAGCAGCGCGCGGAAAGGAATAATACCAATAAAAAGCGAACATCTCCAGAAGATATGTATCGCTGCGACGGCTGCGGATGCCACGGCATGGCGGCCGAATTCATAACCCCTAATTTCTGCAGTTCTGCATGCCAAAGTGATGTGCAAAAAGCTATACAGAAAAGGAAGGTTATAGAAAAAGCTGAGAtgactaaaaagaaaaataggctgaagaagatatttatgaaaaaacacCTTTCTGAATCTGACATGTTTTGGGACAGTAAGGAAGACAAACTCATGTTAAGGCATTACGACTCTACGCCCGCCGACACTCAAACCGATGAAGTGAAGATGGAAGATCTGATTGTAAATGAGAAATATCCGTGGATGTGCGGTAAAAATGGGTTCTCTTGGATGCGGTACCTTGACATTTGTAAGGCGAAGGCTGTTCCGTGTAAAGTATTTAAAGATCCGTTTCCGAATCCGAACCGGAACGGTTTTAAAGTGGGGATGCGTCTAGAGGCAATCGATCCCCAGCACCCGTCGATCTTTTGCGTGGTTTCCGTCGCCGAGGTCCAGGGCTACCGCATGCGGCTCCACTTCGACGGGTACCCTGATCTGTATGACTACTGGGTGAATGCAGACTCAATTGACATATTCCCTCCGGGGTGGTGCGAGAAGAACGGGAGGTCTTTGAAGCCCCCGGCTAACTACACTGCATCTTCATTCTCCTGGCCGATGTACCTGAAGCAGATAAGAGCTATCGCCGCGCCGAAGGCCCTGTTTTCACATATCACTAATAcggtaattatatttttttaattcgttaCTTTTTAGactgttacaaaataattttatacaaattggTTTACTTTCATAGAACAATAATAATCAATTGCTATTAAATTTGCCAATAAGATCattatcaacaaaaataaattagatatataatttttttattattaaataacacaaccaaatattattatactgaCTTAAACGAAATCTCTACCCACACAGGTATTCAAGCCGAACTGCTTCCGCGTCGGCATGAAGCTGGAGGCCGAAGACCGAAAGAACGATCTGGTGTGCGTGGCCACGGTCACCGACGTGATGGAGGGCCGCCTGCTGATCAACTTCGACAGCTGGGACGAGATGTACGACTTCTGGGCTGACCCCACCTCGCCCTACATACACCCCGTGGGCTGGGCCGAGGAGAACGGCTACTCTTTGACGCCTCCAAACTGTAAGTatctataataagtatttattataaaatatagtatcgttgagttagtatcttgtttcacaagtctcgaatttactttgaggctaactcaatctgtgtaatttgtcccgtatatatttatttatttaattatttaatttactgtcATAGCATATTTTCAGCTATtgcctacatatttttttgcatctGGAGGATATAATATACTCTGCTGGAATCTCATATACGTCataaatttttctattcttttaacagaaaaataagtttttaaagttGAAACTGCAAACAAATCAATTTACGTCTAATGACCAACCAACCTCGCCTATCGAAACTAGTATAagttaataaatcattatcgGACGTTCTTAGGTTCTCTACAACAAAATGAGGACACCAATTTATCTCGCTGTTACAAACAGTCGTTCAGAATGTCATTGCAACGTGCGTGTGattcaatcaattttaaattttaaattatagatgttccatatttaaataaatagggaacatctttaatttaaaatgagcatatacataggtatattgtGATGTTGACTcgctgacattattttttaccgaATTCAGTTgatcaatataaaatttcccAATAAAGTGATGAGtgagtgactgacagacaataTAAATCCTAAACTATTGAGTGAGAGAAACTGAAATATAACTTGGAAAGTCCGACGAAGTACTTTCCCGAAATACACGATAGAACTggctatttataaaattcatataCCGTGGGTGTAAGCGATACCTGGACCATCTCCCGCAAAACCACTCAAGGGGAGGAGGCACAGGTATCTTCTAAGCCGACTGTACATCcccaattgtttttttttattattattttgttcacATGATATAGTAATCGTATTATATTGTTATGCACTCttaatttatgtacctacgaaAAAATTAAACCTCGTGATTAACGTAGCGGTACCGTTTGAGAGTTACTTTCATTTACTGATTACCGTaatcaaaatatgtaattgGATAAGTGAAGTGTAGCGAATGTAGGTTAATTTCTTCACACATTTAATATgctatttatgtattaaactCATAGAATACAGTCAGGAAAGTGTAATAGACCTAGGTCTgcgttttatgtttattagaaGCATaacttactagctgtgcccgcgacttcgtccgcgtggaataattattttgggcatcattgaagccctcaaggatgaataattttcccctttttttaacatttcccattatttcttttgctctttatagttgcagcgtgatgttatatagcctaaagccttcttcgataaatggtttattcaacgcaaaatgattttttcaattccaaccagtagttcctgaaattagcgcgttcaaacaaacaaacagactctTCAGCttcaaaatattagtttagataATACAGCGACGTGCCATttggttattttatgtatgtactttattatctagttcctttatattttgccCGTTGaatggaagagatcccttcattaAGCTAAATCCGCCATTgaaagtgatttatttattttataactatgtgtgccgtgtggttcccggcaccaatttaagaaaagaataggacctctccaactcgttcccacggatgtcgtaaaaggcgactaagggatagcttatgaacttgggattcttcttttaggcgatgggcttgcaacctgtcactatttgaatctcaattctatcattaagccaaacaactgaacgtggccaatcagtatttttaagactgttggctctttccaacccgcaagggatatagacgtgattatatttatgtataactatgtactattacTTGTAACTATGTAAATTTCTGTCCAATAAAGGtattacaaacaaagaaacatagCTAACTGCATATACacacattttattgtttatgcGTCGGCCGGTATCTCTGCCCTCGTCATTATCTGTAATTTAATCGAGCATTCACATTTTGTTCAATTTTGTAACGGAGAATACGTATCTAATGTTGTGAGATTGATGCGCGCTTGCACAGGTGAAATTGAAGATATATATGAATTTAACAGGTTAGTTTTTATTCTGCTGTGAATAAATAACATGTATAAATACAAACTTCTCTTTTATATCTGTTTGGTCCAATCGTCTGCTGCtcacgtttatttatttcattgatattttaatgttttgttatatatCTATTAGCAGTTAGTTTTATTGGATCTATACTTGAATAATTTCGTGTATTTATGTTTCAACCGAGAATGAGAGAAGGCTCCTTTATCTACAAGAATATAAGCTAATGTGACGAGAATTTTTATAGCGTGTAACTTGttcaagtttaatatttgtatcgGTGTCCCAAAGATTCCCTAATCTTCCGTAAAGTGTTCTTCCAGCCAGTCTGCGAAGACAACTGTTAACGTACTAAATTATACAATGAAAATTCCTTTCTCAGTCCTTtctttaaattacaataaaacataatacaaCTTGTAGCTCGAATTCCCTTGTTTTTATTGACACTAAAAAACGCGGCTAACCCAACGTCAAAAGCCAAATCAGTATTGCCAACACAtgacaataaaatactatttttttataatgttatcaCTAGGGAGATTCCAGTgtgttactttttaatttttttagtctaCTTCTGCTTTTGCTAACATTCTATTTTGTTCTTCTCAAAAAAGACTCACACTGAAGCGAACACTCCATAAGAGGCTCCTTtcgaaatataaattgtaacaTGTAattgaagttgacgttgttgaagaaaatgctgcagtgcagcttgttctgcactgacgctttggaagcggcagtaaacttagttttaagtaattttgaaccaatgttgtgaaaccaaaagttaAGTGATAGTACCCGGTTgaccagagatggcgctgatatagtttattaaaacgcggtttttaaaatgtttatatatcttgggaaccgagcttttctcgaacctaggaccttgataaatcgattccttgagccgaaaagcccctaatctgtaacattcatgaaaatcgttggagccgtttccgagatcctgattatatttatacaagaattgcttgtttaaatatattatatattatagatgaagtatcccataataatgaataaaatttttgaatttgaattgtaaCACTTTGTTCCAGTCTACAAGGATCCAGAGCAGTTCTCGTGGGAGAGCTACCTGTCGGAGACGGGGTCGGCGCCGGCGCCGCCGCGCGCCTTCAAGCCGCGCGCGCCCAACGGGTTCAAGGCCGGCATGAAGCTGGAGGTCGTCGACCCGAGGGtcagtacataaaatcacgtctctttcccggaggggtaggcagagactacctttttccacttgccacgatctctgcatacttccttcgcttcatccacaaatattttaaagagaaaagtatttttgtttcagcACAAGTTTAGTAAGAGAGACTAATTCCCACGGGTGCTAAAAACTAGTATTTCGTCGTGATTTTAAACTTCTGCGTTGCATTGTACTGTTTACTatatttacacatacatacgtacatatatatatgtatatagacagagccaacagtcttgaaaagactgacaggccacattcagctgtttggcataatgatagagttgagattcaaatagtgacaggttgctagcccatcgccgaaataaaaaagaatcccaatttta
This is a stretch of genomic DNA from Amyelois transitella isolate CPQ chromosome 5, ilAmyTran1.1, whole genome shotgun sequence. It encodes these proteins:
- the LOC106139127 gene encoding lethal(3)malignant brain tumor-like protein 3 isoform X2; translation: MQAPISSSMIVSSVQAPQSSMPITHNLVTHSIAPMKIHANNAGYPLLSTVHVPVQIPGSNSNINVPVQLSGPTSSVPLQIAPVSLPLQVSGTTNVPVQLPAGETINVPLQLPGSQNIQLAAPSLPSMPILQNTSQPLHSSIIHVHMGTNPRPTNMDGTSDMTVSSSTQLQMPDSSVQVKLNNQTTVSQVQVGPSPAVVQIPNSNNNSIQLALPNTVSSGAVQLRGATRTVPHMVYIQTPTGLKPVTSTEVISQASTSGNPPQIIVRRPVNNSSNIVISKPNIAPKVQTNKSSILAPVNPTQPIVIQKPKSNDKMMVPVSIAPGNQGKQAIAYLGSVKKPANKNTENQSILISNNQTNVSSNNQKLFLTPMNMPKIQNTKFILPVTLPASKGPFINLQIANGQIQNDPQGSITVMRDSASMEGSDMPPLQPLPKINANGKDSSVPQSPKNDKAFTFSISGSRAEPTGAIGEYTLSIPETNSAMNEDVYTVSIADDDCGQTREQSFTLSIPEKGKSLLNRSLHDRDVAPGTIPAPAILRRSNSDNSEKKTANANIKRRISLCNENLNSKTVKLTMPSRKAEKHEESDNNDDHRVPSLFCDEKLDKDLETKDNMDDSDTEDYKDVKSETMDNNDHDAYYQKGDLKKENSYLKEMSDGISEEDPPGLLWSNGVAVLQGSNLQFQTNEFGIIDLIENSDQEELLVNPSAKYQTPLKQRAERNNTNKKRTSPEDMYRCDGCGCHGMAAEFITPNFCSSACQSDVQKAIQKRKVIEKAEMTKKKNRLKKIFMKKHLSESDMFWDSKEDKLMLRHYDSTPADTQTDEVKMEDLIVNEKYPWMCGKNGFSWMRYLDICKAKAVPCKVFKDPFPNPNRNGFKVGMRLEAIDPQHPSIFCVVSVAEVQGYRMRLHFDGYPDLYDYWVNADSIDIFPPGWCEKNGRSLKPPANYTASSFSWPMYLKQIRAIAAPKALFSHITNTVFKPNCFRVGMKLEAEDRKNDLVCVATVTDVMEGRLLINFDSWDEMYDFWADPTSPYIHPVGWAEENGYSLTPPNFYKDPEQFSWESYLSETGSAPAPPRAFKPRAPNGFKAGMKLEVVDPRVPFLIRVATISEIKGHQLRVTFDGWPDDLSTWMDDDSPDLHPVGWCLKTGHPLEPPLTEEELQICGPCGVGGCRGLGSARGGAHKQHAAASSCPYYTRRAPPPDRLQPADALRRAIPKPMKSHSIHTSTPTSDSAKEKPQRGRPPKHKRVEKVTKNDPTSDDESLSSGGWKRHRASPRPGGARAASRREEGSPPRGAHVARLVSELALAADPTLWSENDVVALVGRIAGAAAGRGARAARLAGAELLMASCEELVTGLRLRLGPAVKIYSAVRQLRETAT
- the LOC106139127 gene encoding uncharacterized protein LOC106139127 isoform X1, whose translation is MERQQCNSLQNFDDPKTEILKKRLLKSASGSVTTNLSQYSSQHNVLLNTLRAPISSSMIVSSVQAPQSSMPITHNLVTHSIAPMKIHANNAGYPLLSTVHVPVQIPGSNSNINVPVQLSGPTSSVPLQIAPVSLPLQVSGTTNVPVQLPAGETINVPLQLPGSQNIQLAAPSLPSMPILQNTSQPLHSSIIHVHMGTNPRPTNMDGTSDMTVSSSTQLQMPDSSVQVKLNNQTTVSQVQVGPSPAVVQIPNSNNNSIQLALPNTVSSGAVQLRGATRTVPHMVYIQTPTGLKPVTSTEVISQASTSGNPPQIIVRRPVNNSSNIVISKPNIAPKVQTNKSSILAPVNPTQPIVIQKPKSNDKMMVPVSIAPGNQGKQAIAYLGSVKKPANKNTENQSILISNNQTNVSSNNQKLFLTPMNMPKIQNTKFILPVTLPASKGPFINLQIANGQIQNDPQGSITVMRDSASMEGSDMPPLQPLPKINANGKDSSVPQSPKNDKAFTFSISGSRAEPTGAIGEYTLSIPETNSAMNEDVYTVSIADDDCGQTREQSFTLSIPEKGKSLLNRSLHDRDVAPGTIPAPAILRRSNSDNSEKKTANANIKRRISLCNENLNSKTVKLTMPSRKAEKHEESDNNDDHRVPSLFCDEKLDKDLETKDNMDDSDTEDYKDVKSETMDNNDHDAYYQKGDLKKENSYLKEMSDGISEEDPPGLLWSNGVAVLQGSNLQFQTNEFGIIDLIENSDQEELLVNPSAKYQTPLKQRAERNNTNKKRTSPEDMYRCDGCGCHGMAAEFITPNFCSSACQSDVQKAIQKRKVIEKAEMTKKKNRLKKIFMKKHLSESDMFWDSKEDKLMLRHYDSTPADTQTDEVKMEDLIVNEKYPWMCGKNGFSWMRYLDICKAKAVPCKVFKDPFPNPNRNGFKVGMRLEAIDPQHPSIFCVVSVAEVQGYRMRLHFDGYPDLYDYWVNADSIDIFPPGWCEKNGRSLKPPANYTASSFSWPMYLKQIRAIAAPKALFSHITNTVFKPNCFRVGMKLEAEDRKNDLVCVATVTDVMEGRLLINFDSWDEMYDFWADPTSPYIHPVGWAEENGYSLTPPNFYKDPEQFSWESYLSETGSAPAPPRAFKPRAPNGFKAGMKLEVVDPRVPFLIRVATISEIKGHQLRVTFDGWPDDLSTWMDDDSPDLHPVGWCLKTGHPLEPPLTEEELQICGPCGVGGCRGLGSARGGAHKQHAAASSCPYYTRRAPPPDRLQPADALRRAIPKPMKSHSIHTSTPTSDSAKEKPQRGRPPKHKRVEKVTKNDPTSDDESLSSGGWKRHRASPRPGGARAASRREEGSPPRGAHVARLVSELALAADPTLWSENDVVALVGRIAGAAAGRGARAARLAGAELLMASCEELVTGLRLRLGPAVKIYSAVRQLRETAT